The Tripterygium wilfordii isolate XIE 37 chromosome 17, ASM1340144v1, whole genome shotgun sequence genome has a window encoding:
- the LOC119982705 gene encoding (+)-neomenthol dehydrogenase-like, which yields MAPATKYAVVTGSNKGIGYETVKQLASNGITVVLAARDEKRGLEAVQKLNELGLSGKVVFHQLDVTDSASIASFADFVKTQFGKLDILINNAGILGITIDIEAIRASGGQIDPSRAVIQTYELTELCLKTNYYGPKTMIESLAPLLQLSDSPTIVNVSSYGGKLENIANEWAKEVLGDGEKLKEERVEEVLIEFCKDFKEGSLESKGWPTLTAAYKMSKAALNAYTRIAAKKYESFCVNCVCPGFVKTDLNRNQGNLTVEEGAESPSKLALLPKGGPSGLFFMRDEVSVF from the exons ATGGCACCAGCAACAAA GTATGCAGTTGTGACTGGCTCAAACAAAGGGATTGGATATGAGACAGTGAAGCAATTGGCCTCCAATGGCATCACAGTGGTGTTAGCAGCAAGAGATGAAAAGAGAGGCCTTGAAGCTGTTCAAAAGCTTAATGAACTTGGCCTTTCTGGCAAAGTGGTTTTTCATCAGCTCGATGTAACAGACTCTGCCAGCATCGCTTCCTTCGCCGATTTCGTCAAAACCCAGTTTGGAAAACTTGACATCTTGATCAACAATGCTGGAATACTTGGCATAACTATTGACATTGAAGCCATAAGAGCTTCAGGTGGACAGATTGATCCTAGTCGCGCAGTGATTCAAACATACGAATTAACCGAACTATGCCTCAAAACAAATTACTATGGACCCAAAACCATGATTGAATCACTAGCTCCTCTTCTTCAACTATCAGATTCACCGACAATTGTCAATGTTTCTTCCTACGGAGGCAAGTTAGag AATATAGCAAATGAATGGGCTAAAGAAGTGTTGGGTGATGGAGAGAAACTCAAGGAAGAGAGAGTTGAAGAGGTGTTGATAGAGTTTTGCAAGGATTTCAAAGAAGGTTCACTGGAAAGCAAAGGGTGGCCAACACTTACAGCTGCATACAAGATGTCAAAAGCAGCTCTCAATGCATACACAAGGATTGCAGCCAAAAAGTATGAGAGTTTCTGCGTCAACTGTGTTTGTCCTGGCTTTGTCAAAACAGATTTAAACCGTAACCAAGGCAACTTGACCGTCGAAGAAGGTGCAGAAAGTCCTTCGAAGTTAGCATTGCTGCCTAAAGGAGGTCCTTCTGGTCTCTTCTTCATGCGAGATGAAGTTTCAGTCTTCTGa
- the LOC119981827 gene encoding (+)-neomenthol dehydrogenase-like has product MDYAVDFLLLPAEARGAFGLHPSLGWCLEASRSLLYAVVTASNKGIGYETLDVADSASISSFADFVKTQFGKLDILVNNAGMLGVTIDIEAIRASGGQIDPSRAMIQTYELTEQCLKTNYCGPKTMIESLAPLLQLSDSPTIVNVSSYYGKLEYITNEWAKEVLGDGEKLTEDRLEEVLREFRKDFKEGSLESKGWPTFTAAYKMSKAALNAYTRIAAKKYESFCINCVCPGFVKTNFNRNKGTLTVEEGAESPLKLALLPKGGPSGLFFMRDEVSVF; this is encoded by the exons ATGGATTATGCGGTTGAtttcctcctccttcctgcTGAAGCTCGTGGTGCTTTTGGTCTTCATCCTTCTCTTGGTTGGTGTCTGGAAGCTTCACGATCTCTTCT GTATGCAGTTGTGACTGCCTCAAACAAAGGGATTGGATATGAGACA CTTGATGTAGCAGACTCTGCCAGCATCTCTTCCTTCGCCGATTTCGTCAAAACCCAGTTCGGAAAACTTGACATCTTGGTCAACAATGCTGGAATGCTTGGCGTAACTATTGACATTGAAGCCATAAGAGCTTCAGGTGGACAGATCGATCCTAGTCGCGCAATGATTCAAACTTACGAATTAACCGAACAATGCCTCAAAACAAATTACTGTGGACCTAAAACCATGATTGAATCACTAGCTCCTCTTCTCCAACTATCAGATTCACCAACAATTGTCAATGTCTCCTCCTACTATGGCAAGTTAGAG TATATAACAAATGAATGGGCTAAAGAAGTGTTGGGTGATGGAGAGAAACTCACAGAAGATAGACTCGAAGAGGTGTTGAGGGAGTTTCGGAAGGATTTCAAAGAAGGTTCACTGGAAAGCAAAGGGTGGccaacatttacagctgcataCAAGATGTCAAAAGCAGCCTTAAATGCATACACAAGGATTGCAGCCAAAAAGTATGAGAGTTTCTGCATCAACTGTGTTTGTCCTGGCTTTGTAAAAACAAATTTTAACCGTAACAAAGGCACCTTGACCGTCGAAGAAGGTGCTGAAAGTCCTTTGAAGTTAGCATTGCTGCCTAAAGGAGGTCCTTCTGGTCTCTTCTTCATGCGAGATGAAGTTTCAGTCTTCTGa
- the LOC119982704 gene encoding (+)-neomenthol dehydrogenase-like: MAPATKYAVVTGSNKGIGYETVKQLASNGITVVLAARDEKRGLEAVQKLNELDLSGKVVFHQLDVADSASIASFADFIKTQFGKLDILVNNAGMLGVTIDIEAIRASGGQIDPSRAMIQTYELTELCLKTNYYGPKTMIESLAPLLQLSDSPTIVNVSSYYGKLEYITNEWAKEVLGDGEKLTEDRLEEVLREFRKDFKEGSLESNGWPTFTAAYKMSKAALNAYTRIAAKKYESFCVNCVCPGFVKTDFNRNKGTLTVEEGAESPLKLALLPKGGPSGLFFMRDEVSGF, from the exons ATGGCACCAGCAACAAA GTATGCCGTTGTGACTGGCTCAAACAAAGGGATTGGATATGAGACAGTGAAGCAATTGGCTTCCAATGGCATCACAGTGGTGTTAGCAGCAAGAGATGAAAAGAGAGGCCTTGAAGCTGTTCAAAAGCTTAATGAACTTGACCTTTCTGGCAAAGTGGTTTTTCATCAGCTTGATGTAGCAGACTCAGCTAGCATCGCTTCCTTCGCTGATTTCATCAAAACCCAGTTCGGAAAACTTGACATCTTGGTCAACAATGCTGGAATGCTTGGCGTAACTATTGACATTGAAGCCATAAGAGCTTCAGGTGGACAAATTGATCCTAGTCGCGCAATGATTCAAACATACGAATTAACCGAGCTCTGCCTCAAAACAAATTACTATGGACCCAAAACCATGATTGAATCACTAGCTCCTCTTCTTCAGCTATCAGATTCACCCACAATTGTCAACGTCTCCTCCTACTATGGCAAGTTAGAG TATATAACAAATGAATGGGCTAAAGAAGTGTTGGGTGATGGAGAGAAACTCACAGAAGATAGACTTGAAGAGGTGTTGAGAGAGTTTCGGAAGGATTTCAAAGAAGGTTCACTGGAAAGCAACGGGTGGCCTACATTTACAGCTGCATACAAGATGTCAAAAGCAGCCTTAAATGCATACACAAGGATTGCAGCCAAAAAGTATGAGAGTTTCTGCGTCAACTGTGTTTGTCCTGGCTTTGTCAAAACAGATTTTAACCGTAACAAAGGCACCTTGACCGTCGAAGAAGGTGCGGAAAGCCCTTTGAAGTTGGCATTGCTGCCTAAAGGAGGTCCTTCTGGTCTCTTCTTCATGCGAGATGAAGTTTCGGGCTTCTAA
- the LOC119983000 gene encoding UDP-glycosyltransferase 73C4-like produces the protein MASQTNQPHFLLIPQPTQGHVIPLIDMALMLAQRCVTITIVATPLSAERFMPTIVRARESGLKINIEQFQFPFEAAGLPKGCENLDTLPSIDLSLNFYTALGMLQQPVEELFAGLTPRPNCIISDFFLPWTAPIASKFGVPRITFTGFSCFAELCLHNIRSNSSFLKSIGSKSEYFRVPGLPGDDIEITKAHLPQPPSPNLQAYLEQVLAAERTSYGMILNTFEELESKYIKEFNKVRPNKKAWCIGPVSLSNKDTLNKVQRGNESSIDQHDCLNWLDLQESGSVVYVCLGSLSNPTPAQLTELGLGLEASKRPFIWVFKGDKSNAIENWITEDGFEERVKGRGLLIRGWAPQILILSHPAIGGFLTHCGWNSILESISAGVPLITWPLCADQFLNEKLIVQVLRIGVSVGVKVPLQFGAEEKIGVVLKKQDIEKAINMLMDGEDSEAREMRRRASEFGEESKKAIEEGGSSHINLTMLIEDIMQQTNEEESS, from the coding sequence ATGGCCTCCCAAACCAATCAACCCCATTTTCTCTTAATTCCTCAACCAACACAAGGCCACGTAATCCCCCTAATAGACATGGCTCTAATGTTGGCACAGCGTTGCGTGACTATCACCATTGTCGCCACTCCGCTTAGCGCAGAGCGTTTTATGCCAACCATTGTTCGTGCCAGAGAATCCGGGCTCAAAATCAACATAGAACAATTCCAATTTCCATTTGAAGCAGCAGGATTACCAAAAGGGTGTGAGAATCTCGACACGTTGCCTTCGATAGATTTGTCATTGAATTTCTAcactgcattaggaatgctgcAACAGCCAGTGGAAGAACTATTCGCGGGGCTAACTCCCCGTCCAAACTGCATAATCTCTGATTTTTTCTTGCCTTGGACGGCCCCTATTGCGTCCAAGTTTGGTGTTCCGAGGATCACTTTCACTGGATTCTCATGCTTTGCAGAATTGTGCTTGCACAACATTCGTAGCAATTCTAGTTTCTTGAAGAGCATAGGTTCGAAATCTGAATACTTTCGCGTGCCTGGCTTGCCCGGTGATGACATTGAAATCACGAAAGCACATCTCCCGCAGCCCCCATCTCCGAATTTGCAAGCGTATTTGGAGCAAGTGTTAGCTGCTGAAAGGACAAGCTATGGGATGATTCTTAATACCTTTGAAGAATTGGAGTCCAAGTACATCAAAGAGTTTAATAAGGTAAGACCAAATAAGAAGGCTTGGTGTATTGGTCCTGTTTCATTATCCAACAAAGATACCTTAAATAAGGTTCAAAGAGGTAACGAGTCCTCAATTGATCAACATGATTGCTTGAATTGGCTAGACTTGCAAGAATCAGGATCTGTAGTCTATGTTTGTCTTGGAAGCCTTAGCAATCCAACACCAGCACAGTTGACTGAGCTTGGACTAGGCCTAGAAGCATCAAAAAGGCCATTTATTTGGGTATTCAAGGGAGACAAATCAAATGCGATAGAGAACTGGATCACtgaagatggatttgaagaaagaGTCAAGGGTAGAGGCCTATTGATTCGCGGTTGGGCGCCGCAGATTCTAATCCTCTCACACCCTGCAATTGGAGGATTCTTAACACATTGTGGTTGGAATTCAATTCTTGAATCAATAAGTGCTGGTGTGCCTTTGATTACATGGCCATTATGTGCAGACCAATTTTTGAATGAGAAGTTGATAGTGCAAGTGCTGAGGATTGGTGTAAGTGTTGGAGTGAAGGTTCCATTACAGTTTGGAGCTGAAGAGAAGATTGGAGTTGTGTTGAAGAAACAAGACATTGAGAAGGCTATTAACATGTTGATGGATGGTGAAGATTCTGAGGCGAGAGAGATGAGGAGGAGAGCTAGTGAGTTTGGTGAGGAGTCAAAGAAAGCAATTGAAGAAGGTGGTTCTTCTCATATTAATTTGACAATGTTAATCGAAGATATCATGCAACAGACAAATGAAGAGGAGTCAAGCTAA